The proteins below come from a single Gimesia alba genomic window:
- a CDS encoding DinB family protein produces MSLKLILRLHEHRRWANQRLLESVQMLSESQCMQEFAIGQGTIWQSMLHLYAAEYIWLEALLGDENPLLPGDLEGEIPGNQKAEGAIQSVSELKQKWEALEQRWINYLEQLTEAALNEFIQKRSNSSGKGRVYQTRRSDVLLHVCTHAHYTAAQVVNMLRHAGATCLPDLMLITLARTQMGTLSGQD; encoded by the coding sequence ATGTCACTCAAATTGATTTTACGGTTGCATGAACACCGAAGGTGGGCGAATCAGAGGTTACTGGAGTCTGTTCAAATGCTTTCAGAGTCGCAATGCATGCAAGAGTTTGCGATTGGGCAGGGGACAATCTGGCAATCAATGTTGCATTTGTATGCGGCGGAATATATCTGGCTGGAAGCACTGCTGGGCGATGAAAATCCCCTGTTACCCGGGGATCTGGAGGGAGAGATTCCGGGGAATCAAAAAGCTGAGGGAGCCATTCAATCAGTGTCCGAGTTGAAACAGAAGTGGGAAGCGCTGGAGCAGCGCTGGATAAATTATCTGGAGCAGTTAACGGAAGCAGCCCTGAACGAATTCATCCAAAAACGCAGCAACAGCTCGGGCAAGGGGCGTGTGTATCAAACCAGGCGGAGTGATGTCTTATTACACGTTTGTACTCATGCGCATTATACTGCCGCGCAAGTAGTAAACATGTTGCGTCATGCTGGAGCAACATGCCTGCCCGATCTGATGCTGATTACGCTGGCACGCACACAAATGGGAACGCTGTCAGGTCAGGATTAG
- the lexA gene encoding transcriptional repressor LexA: MINQTVKLTERQTAIYQFLKDKIVNRGYGPTVREIGDAFDIRSPNGVMGHLKALERKGLIKRQSHISRSIQLCDNSQKPANIALAGTLIAGAPLDQPSQGQTQVDFSPLFNSSENFCLKVKGTSMIDAQIQDGDYVVVQKQETCQQGDIVVALVDKQEATLKRFYQEGDRVRLEPANSAMAPIYSNDVQILGVVKGVIRKFI; this comes from the coding sequence ATGATCAATCAAACTGTCAAACTGACGGAACGACAAACGGCAATCTATCAATTTCTGAAAGATAAGATTGTCAACCGTGGCTATGGCCCGACTGTCAGAGAAATCGGCGACGCATTCGATATTCGATCCCCTAACGGCGTCATGGGACATTTAAAAGCACTGGAACGCAAGGGACTCATCAAACGACAGTCTCACATTTCCCGATCTATTCAACTCTGTGATAATTCGCAAAAACCGGCCAACATTGCTTTAGCCGGCACCTTAATAGCAGGCGCTCCCCTGGATCAACCCTCTCAAGGTCAAACCCAAGTTGACTTCAGCCCCTTGTTCAACTCATCTGAAAATTTCTGCCTGAAGGTCAAAGGCACTTCCATGATCGATGCCCAGATCCAGGACGGCGATTATGTCGTAGTTCAAAAACAGGAAACCTGCCAGCAGGGAGACATCGTCGTCGCACTGGTTGACAAGCAGGAAGCCACGTTGAAACGCTTCTATCAAGAAGGAGATCGAGTTCGATTAGAGCCGGCTAATTCCGCAATGGCTCCCATTTATTCGAATGATGTTCAAATTCTCGGCGTTGTGAAAGGCGTCATCAGAAAATTTATTTAA
- a CDS encoding acyl-[ACP]--phospholipid O-acyltransferase, with protein sequence MNSLNSAETETQKLGEPKGTLNSPSFLALLATQFLGAMNDNMFRWFIIPIGKPIIGDAVALSLGLACFTLPYLLLASVAGYLADRFSKRTVIISCKVAEIIIMTLGILAIQVGNIYLLFFIVALMGCQSALFGPAKFGSIPEMLRDNRLSKGNGVMGLITVVSSALGFIAGNYLYHVTQPDLNAPGSLTDLAIAALTLVGVAIVGTIVSLKIRKLPPAAPERGFPFNPAKETWHQLQLLRSSTPLLRTALGVAFFWMLASLAQINVDTYGIHELGLSQKDIGPLLGILVFGVALGSMLAGIWSAGRIELGIVPLGAAGIVITSLLLFFTGSSVIPGQESDSQMYYLLSLLWLFLLGVSSGLFDIPLETFLQHRSDVETRGSILAAANFLAFAFILFASFAFWVMQDTLKMSASQIFMVIGLLTVPVGIYIFKLLPNATIRFMVWLVSCTIYKLRVKGLKNLPKKGGALLVANHVSWLDGIFLILTSTRPVRMIAYSTYVQGPWISWLTKLYKTIPINVEDGPKALMRSIKDARSAIENGELVCIFAEGKLTRSGYLQPFQSGLMKIIKGTGAPVIPVYIDELWGSIFSFHGGKFFWKKPRRWPYPVSIRFGKPILHPENEKHVQKVVQNLGIEAANFRKTYQMIPPRLFLRKCKNRRFQQKVADSTGVEITGGKLLTGALLMRRLLNKHVLKQDEKMVGVLLPPSVGGSVINASLAIAGRVPINLNYTLSDGDINYCIKEAGIKTVLTSQKFLEKKPIDMDANVVLLDDLKPKASALDKLICAFMAYVVPAWIIERIIGLKHVDSDELSTVIFTSGSTGRPKGVMLTHHNIVSNINSADDLLHLSNKDCILGILPFFHSFGYTISLWMPFIRNMGVCYHFNPTDARTVGKMVEKYEVTLFASTPTFLRHYLKRCTPEQFKTLEIVITGAEKLPQSLAHEFHDKFGIFPTEGYGTTELSPVAAVNIPPSRQLDPNEISSKPGTVGRAIPCVMAKTVDPDTMQDLPDGQEGLLFIKGPNVMKGYLNNEEKTAEVIFDGWYNTGDFATIDEDGFITITGRQTRFSKIGGEMVPHVRIEELIANIVSDPNEDEPEVQVAVTAVPDPKKGERLIVLHKPLNIPIDTILKEIAKQEIPNLWIPSSDSFLEVESIPLLGTGKLDLAKIKQLAADAYSTELSS encoded by the coding sequence ATGAATTCATTGAACTCCGCCGAAACAGAGACTCAGAAACTCGGTGAGCCGAAGGGGACTTTAAACTCTCCCTCCTTTCTGGCGCTGCTGGCAACCCAGTTTCTGGGTGCGATGAACGATAATATGTTTCGCTGGTTTATCATTCCCATCGGGAAACCGATAATCGGCGATGCCGTCGCGCTTTCACTGGGTTTGGCCTGTTTCACGCTGCCCTACCTCCTGTTGGCAAGTGTCGCTGGTTATCTTGCCGACCGCTTCAGTAAGCGTACGGTGATTATCTCCTGCAAAGTGGCTGAGATCATCATCATGACTCTAGGAATTCTGGCCATACAGGTCGGGAATATCTATCTGCTCTTTTTTATCGTGGCCTTAATGGGCTGCCAGAGTGCGCTCTTCGGTCCTGCCAAATTCGGCAGTATCCCCGAAATGCTGCGTGATAACCGCCTTTCCAAAGGGAACGGTGTCATGGGACTGATTACCGTGGTCTCTTCGGCCCTGGGGTTTATCGCCGGGAACTATTTATACCACGTCACTCAGCCTGATCTAAATGCTCCCGGATCACTCACTGATTTAGCGATCGCCGCATTAACGCTCGTTGGTGTTGCCATTGTCGGTACAATCGTCAGTCTGAAAATTCGTAAACTCCCCCCTGCTGCTCCCGAACGCGGCTTCCCCTTTAATCCCGCCAAAGAGACCTGGCACCAGCTGCAACTGCTCCGCAGCAGTACGCCTTTACTCAGAACCGCACTGGGTGTTGCCTTCTTCTGGATGCTGGCTTCACTCGCACAAATTAACGTCGATACATACGGAATTCATGAGCTGGGACTTTCACAAAAAGATATCGGACCCTTATTGGGAATTCTGGTCTTCGGTGTCGCCTTAGGAAGTATGCTCGCCGGAATCTGGTCTGCAGGACGCATTGAACTAGGGATCGTCCCCTTAGGCGCTGCCGGAATCGTCATCACCTCATTACTCCTGTTTTTCACAGGCAGCAGCGTGATCCCCGGACAGGAATCCGATTCGCAGATGTATTACCTGCTATCGCTACTCTGGCTGTTTCTGCTCGGTGTCAGTTCCGGTTTATTCGATATTCCGCTGGAAACATTCCTCCAGCACCGCAGCGATGTGGAAACGCGTGGTAGCATTCTGGCTGCGGCCAACTTCCTGGCGTTCGCATTCATCCTGTTTGCTTCATTCGCATTTTGGGTGATGCAGGATACTTTGAAGATGTCAGCCAGCCAGATTTTCATGGTCATCGGGTTACTTACAGTTCCGGTTGGCATTTACATTTTCAAATTGCTCCCAAACGCCACTATCCGCTTTATGGTCTGGCTCGTGAGCTGTACCATCTATAAACTCAGAGTCAAAGGGCTGAAAAATCTGCCCAAAAAAGGTGGCGCACTCCTCGTAGCAAATCATGTCTCCTGGCTTGATGGAATCTTTCTGATTCTCACTTCCACGCGTCCCGTTCGCATGATCGCCTATTCAACTTATGTACAAGGTCCCTGGATTTCGTGGCTGACAAAACTGTATAAGACGATCCCCATCAACGTGGAAGATGGACCGAAAGCATTAATGCGTTCCATTAAAGATGCCCGCTCTGCAATTGAAAATGGTGAATTAGTCTGTATCTTCGCTGAAGGCAAATTGACTCGTTCCGGTTACTTGCAACCGTTTCAGTCGGGTTTAATGAAAATCATTAAAGGAACTGGCGCTCCCGTCATTCCCGTCTACATTGACGAACTATGGGGGAGCATTTTTAGTTTTCATGGCGGAAAGTTTTTCTGGAAAAAACCCCGGCGCTGGCCTTACCCGGTTTCCATCCGCTTTGGAAAACCGATCCTGCATCCGGAAAATGAAAAACATGTCCAGAAGGTTGTTCAAAACCTGGGGATCGAAGCGGCCAATTTTCGAAAGACGTATCAAATGATTCCACCAAGATTGTTTCTCAGAAAATGTAAAAACCGACGATTCCAGCAAAAAGTCGCCGACTCAACGGGAGTTGAAATTACAGGCGGCAAGCTGCTCACCGGGGCGCTGTTAATGCGTCGGTTGCTTAACAAACATGTTTTAAAACAAGACGAAAAAATGGTCGGCGTGCTCCTGCCACCTTCGGTCGGAGGTTCTGTCATCAATGCCAGCCTCGCGATCGCCGGTCGGGTTCCGATCAATCTGAATTACACACTTTCTGACGGCGATATTAACTATTGCATCAAGGAAGCAGGCATCAAAACCGTTTTGACCAGCCAGAAATTCCTGGAGAAAAAACCGATCGACATGGACGCCAATGTCGTACTTCTTGACGATTTAAAACCCAAAGCTTCAGCCCTCGACAAACTGATCTGCGCCTTCATGGCCTATGTCGTCCCTGCCTGGATCATCGAACGAATCATCGGTTTAAAGCACGTTGATTCCGACGAACTGAGTACCGTCATCTTTACATCCGGTTCAACAGGACGCCCCAAAGGTGTCATGCTCACACACCATAATATTGTTTCCAATATCAATTCCGCCGACGATTTACTGCACCTCTCCAACAAAGACTGCATTCTTGGAATCCTGCCGTTCTTCCATTCCTTTGGGTATACAATTTCCCTCTGGATGCCATTTATCCGAAACATGGGAGTCTGCTATCACTTTAACCCGACCGACGCACGCACGGTTGGAAAAATGGTCGAGAAGTACGAAGTCACGCTCTTCGCATCAACGCCGACCTTCCTAAGACATTACCTCAAACGCTGCACTCCGGAGCAATTCAAAACGCTGGAAATTGTCATCACCGGCGCAGAAAAACTGCCGCAGAGTCTAGCACATGAATTCCATGACAAGTTCGGCATCTTTCCGACGGAAGGTTACGGCACGACCGAACTCTCTCCCGTCGCAGCAGTAAACATCCCCCCCAGCCGACAACTCGATCCGAATGAAATCAGTTCCAAACCAGGTACCGTCGGCCGGGCGATTCCCTGTGTCATGGCAAAAACCGTTGACCCGGATACCATGCAAGATCTGCCCGACGGACAGGAAGGACTTCTGTTTATCAAAGGCCCGAATGTCATGAAAGGCTATTTGAATAACGAAGAAAAAACAGCCGAAGTCATCTTCGATGGCTGGTACAACACCGGCGACTTCGCCACAATCGATGAAGATGGGTTTATCACTATCACAGGCAGACAAACCCGCTTTTCAAAAATTGGTGGGGAAATGGTGCCGCACGTTCGAATCGAAGAACTCATTGCCAATATTGTCAGTGATCCAAATGAAGACGAACCTGAGGTACAAGTTGCCGTGACCGCCGTTCCCGATCCTAAAAAGGGAGAACGGTTAATCGTTCTTCATAAACCGCTGAATATCCCCATTGATACCATTCTAAAAGAAATTGCCAAACAAGAGATTCCCAATCTGTGGATTCCCTCCAGCGACAGTTTTCTGGAAGTGGAGTCGATCCCGCTCCTGGGGACAGGCAAACTGGATCTGGCTAAAATCAAGCAGCTAGCCGCGGATGCGTATTCCACTGAACTCAGTAGCTAG
- a CDS encoding vWA domain-containing protein, with product MSTHTPHPHSQSRWNQGVCVSTLFHLTLIGGLAMIVDQMETQPSSPANSIQTRWSAPPKNVEPVLMEVAVTEKQENASSGAILSKLPPVLDLNSAPDTKSLSSLLDGPLPQTTQHEESLTTKYAADIVGALLTSSALGTADSGSGNGSGNGDFFGLNPKSKRIVFVVDSSKSMNFPHESVGKTRLGRVKLELAKTIYSMDEHQEFFVIFFSDFAIPMPARKLQPATPETKKKFLSWVAKVPGVGTTEPLEALLIALRLQPDTIYFLTDGQFNPTIVKAFNKVAARTKRNRNVIVNGICLGNREGESVIRELVEQNSGSYTFIP from the coding sequence ATGTCAACACACACTCCCCATCCTCATTCGCAATCGCGTTGGAATCAGGGAGTCTGCGTATCGACACTGTTCCACCTGACGCTCATCGGCGGGTTAGCCATGATCGTCGATCAGATGGAAACACAGCCCAGTTCACCCGCGAATTCAATTCAAACGCGTTGGTCTGCTCCGCCCAAAAACGTTGAGCCCGTCCTGATGGAAGTGGCTGTGACGGAGAAACAGGAAAACGCTTCCAGCGGAGCCATACTTTCCAAACTGCCACCAGTTCTCGACTTAAATTCTGCTCCCGATACCAAGTCGCTTTCCTCGCTTTTGGACGGTCCACTTCCCCAAACAACTCAGCATGAAGAATCGCTCACTACCAAATATGCGGCTGACATCGTTGGCGCCTTACTCACTTCATCCGCCCTCGGAACCGCCGATTCCGGCTCGGGAAACGGCTCCGGAAATGGTGATTTTTTCGGCCTGAATCCGAAAAGCAAACGCATTGTCTTCGTCGTTGACTCTTCAAAGAGTATGAACTTTCCCCATGAAAGCGTGGGCAAAACCAGACTGGGACGGGTCAAACTGGAACTTGCCAAAACCATTTATTCAATGGATGAGCATCAGGAATTCTTTGTCATCTTCTTCAGTGACTTTGCCATCCCCATGCCTGCCAGAAAACTTCAGCCCGCAACGCCCGAAACAAAAAAGAAATTCCTATCCTGGGTCGCCAAGGTCCCCGGCGTCGGAACAACAGAACCACTGGAAGCCCTGCTGATCGCACTCCGTCTGCAACCAGACACGATTTATTTCCTGACGGACGGGCAATTCAATCCCACCATCGTCAAAGCGTTCAACAAAGTGGCTGCACGAACAAAACGAAATCGAAACGTGATCGTTAACGGGATCTGCTTGGGAAATCGGGAAGGCGAATCAGTTATTCGCGAACTGGTTGAGCAGAATTCGGGCAGCTACACCTTTATTCCCTGA
- a CDS encoding thiol-disulfide oxidoreductase DCC family protein: MNKSTTVDQTVQESRNEVVPSPVSQTESQEANSGLGVAVDKPVLFFDGVCGLCNSSVDFAIARDRQGRLLYSPLQGETAAALLSEQDIQNIDTVIFRTPKEGRLYRRSAAIVRVLWLLGFPWNVCGWLLWLIPLPIRNLGYRMVAGSRYRLFGKHETCRMPTPEERTRFLP, translated from the coding sequence ATGAATAAATCAACGACCGTTGATCAGACTGTTCAGGAAAGTCGTAACGAAGTGGTTCCCAGTCCTGTTTCTCAAACAGAGTCACAAGAAGCAAACAGCGGATTGGGGGTTGCTGTGGATAAGCCAGTTCTATTTTTTGATGGTGTGTGTGGTTTATGTAACAGCAGTGTGGATTTTGCGATTGCGCGAGATCGACAAGGGCGGCTTTTGTATTCCCCGTTGCAGGGAGAGACAGCAGCCGCGTTATTAAGTGAGCAGGACATTCAAAACATTGACACAGTCATATTTCGTACTCCAAAGGAAGGCCGGCTCTATCGGCGATCAGCGGCGATTGTGCGAGTCCTCTGGTTGCTGGGATTTCCCTGGAATGTTTGTGGATGGCTATTGTGGTTGATTCCTTTGCCGATCAGGAATCTTGGTTATCGCATGGTGGCGGGCTCACGTTATCGGCTGTTTGGCAAACATGAAACCTGTCGGATGCCGACACCGGAAGAACGGACGCGTTTTTTACCCTGA
- a CDS encoding sulfatase family protein, which produces MMRLIPFLTLVTLLLALHFCGEDLFAQKPTEEKPNFIVFIADDMAWDDCGAYGHPKIQTPNLNQLAVDGMKFNHAYLTCSSCSPSRSSIITGRYPHSTGAHQLHLPLPESQVTFVEQLKDAGYYTASAGKWHLGTPTKSKFDHVTTKLNEWVSTLKQRPKDKPFFMWFAFTDPHRPYQRNIIERPHTNEDVIVPPYLPDTPEVRDDLALYYDEITRLDGVVGRVRDELKKQDVASNTVIVFLSDNGRPFPRCKTTVYDSGVRTPWIVTWPAQVKGGSVSDSLISSVDLAPTILELAGLPVGETFQGKSFKPLLQNPAATTRLHIFAEHNWHDFEDFGRAVRSSRFKYIRNFYPDLPGTPPADAVRSETYVKMRQLRDARKLNGDQQGCFLAPRPAEELYDLEADPHELHNLAGQKEFQKVQQELRAALDQWQEETHDRLPRMRRPDEFDRETGQQLPAFHKK; this is translated from the coding sequence ATGATGCGATTGATTCCGTTTTTAACCCTGGTTACGTTACTGCTGGCTTTGCATTTTTGCGGTGAAGATTTATTTGCGCAAAAACCGACTGAGGAAAAACCAAACTTTATCGTTTTCATTGCCGATGATATGGCATGGGATGATTGTGGTGCTTATGGTCATCCTAAAATTCAGACTCCGAATCTGAATCAACTGGCAGTGGACGGCATGAAATTTAATCATGCGTATCTGACTTGCAGTTCTTGTAGTCCGAGCCGTTCGAGTATCATTACCGGCCGTTATCCGCACAGTACCGGTGCGCATCAGTTGCATCTTCCGTTACCCGAGAGTCAGGTCACGTTTGTGGAGCAGTTAAAAGACGCGGGTTACTACACTGCGTCCGCAGGTAAGTGGCATCTGGGTACGCCGACGAAAAGCAAGTTTGACCACGTGACCACCAAACTGAATGAATGGGTCTCGACTCTCAAACAGCGACCGAAAGATAAACCTTTCTTCATGTGGTTTGCGTTTACCGATCCGCATCGTCCTTATCAACGAAACATTATCGAACGTCCACATACAAATGAAGATGTCATCGTGCCTCCATACCTGCCCGATACCCCTGAGGTCAGAGATGACTTGGCGCTGTATTACGATGAAATAACCAGGCTGGATGGGGTGGTTGGGCGCGTCCGTGATGAATTGAAAAAACAGGATGTCGCATCAAATACGGTAATTGTGTTTTTAAGTGATAACGGGCGTCCTTTCCCACGCTGCAAAACCACCGTGTATGACAGTGGTGTGCGAACACCCTGGATTGTGACCTGGCCTGCACAGGTCAAAGGGGGATCGGTTTCTGATTCGTTGATCAGTTCGGTTGATCTGGCGCCCACCATTCTGGAGTTGGCCGGTCTACCTGTCGGCGAGACATTTCAAGGAAAGAGTTTTAAGCCTCTACTGCAAAATCCGGCTGCGACAACGCGGCTTCATATTTTCGCCGAACATAACTGGCATGATTTTGAAGATTTTGGTCGCGCGGTTCGCTCGTCCCGATTCAAATACATTCGCAATTTTTATCCCGATCTTCCCGGCACGCCACCGGCAGACGCGGTACGCAGTGAAACTTATGTCAAAATGCGTCAGTTGCGCGATGCCAGGAAACTCAATGGAGATCAACAAGGTTGTTTTCTGGCACCGCGGCCTGCGGAAGAGCTGTATGATCTTGAGGCTGATCCGCATGAGTTACACAATCTCGCAGGTCAGAAAGAGTTTCAGAAAGTGCAACAGGAATTGCGGGCGGCCCTCGACCAGTGGCAGGAAGAGACGCATGATCGTCTGCCTCGTATGCGGCGGCCTGATGAATTCGATCGGGAAACCGGCCAGCAATTGCCAGCCTTTCATAAAAAATGA
- a CDS encoding PQQ-binding-like beta-propeller repeat protein translates to MNTSELEQQELSESDHSETPPLRKRKLRWKWGLGVLMVGIAAMIYQWFQLAPDRTYQVFSVYFGIRNLLIGLLIWWMLISGVAWKTRFKGLFGTVLFFVLFFSLLRVESFEGDMVPRFRFRFLPTPEQRAEQYFEQIENNAPAANVEVTEQTLEVSPGDWPAFRGAERDGVVRDQTIRTDWKQNPPELLWKHPVGAGWSSFCAIGDRAFTQEQRGAQETVVCYDAATGKQIWVYSDPVRFSETLGGVGPRATPTFHDGFLYTMGGTGILNCLNAGTGELVWSHDLLKDGDLKNLEWGMAGSPLIWEELVIVNQGLQKSGSKAEDQSLIAFDRLTGEKVWTGGTKKSSYSAPQFAVLNGTPQVLVFHSKGLEGFALADGTSLWFFPWTNQSGINAAQPIVVDDHSLFLGTGYGKGSARIRISPSVESDAQVTQDWKSQSMKLKFNSAVKWDGFVYGLDEGVLTCLNLETGKRNWKRGRYGYGQMLLVGSHLLILAEDGRVELVKADPEKYEQVAEFQAIEGQTWNHPALAGGKLFVRNSEEAACYDLSPVSK, encoded by the coding sequence ATGAATACCAGCGAACTGGAACAGCAGGAACTTTCTGAGTCCGATCATTCCGAGACTCCACCGTTGCGGAAGCGGAAGCTCAGATGGAAGTGGGGCCTGGGAGTTCTTATGGTGGGCATCGCTGCCATGATTTATCAATGGTTTCAATTAGCCCCTGACCGAACCTATCAGGTCTTTTCAGTCTATTTTGGGATCCGGAATCTGCTGATTGGCTTGTTGATCTGGTGGATGTTGATTTCCGGTGTCGCCTGGAAAACGCGTTTCAAAGGTCTGTTCGGAACAGTGCTGTTTTTCGTGCTTTTCTTTTCACTGTTGCGTGTCGAAAGTTTTGAAGGTGATATGGTGCCCCGCTTTCGCTTTCGTTTTTTACCAACGCCTGAGCAACGCGCAGAGCAATATTTTGAACAGATCGAAAACAATGCGCCTGCAGCAAACGTTGAGGTCACGGAACAGACTTTAGAAGTTTCTCCCGGCGACTGGCCCGCATTTCGCGGGGCGGAACGGGACGGTGTGGTTCGGGATCAAACGATTCGCACTGACTGGAAACAGAATCCACCTGAATTACTCTGGAAACATCCCGTTGGTGCTGGCTGGAGTTCGTTCTGTGCGATAGGCGACCGTGCGTTTACCCAGGAACAGCGCGGCGCGCAGGAGACCGTGGTTTGTTACGACGCGGCGACCGGGAAACAGATCTGGGTTTATTCGGATCCGGTGCGTTTTTCGGAAACACTGGGAGGTGTAGGACCGCGGGCGACTCCTACGTTCCACGACGGTTTTCTTTACACAATGGGGGGAACCGGAATTCTGAATTGTCTAAACGCAGGCACGGGAGAACTGGTCTGGTCGCATGATTTATTGAAGGATGGAGATTTAAAAAATCTCGAATGGGGGATGGCCGGGTCACCGCTGATCTGGGAAGAGCTAGTGATAGTGAATCAGGGGCTTCAGAAAAGCGGGTCCAAGGCAGAGGATCAATCGCTGATTGCGTTTGACCGATTGACGGGTGAGAAAGTCTGGACGGGCGGAACGAAGAAGTCGAGTTATAGTGCGCCCCAGTTTGCAGTGCTGAATGGAACGCCACAAGTTCTGGTATTTCACTCCAAGGGGCTGGAAGGTTTTGCACTTGCCGATGGAACGTCGCTCTGGTTTTTTCCCTGGACGAATCAGTCGGGGATCAATGCGGCGCAACCGATTGTGGTCGATGATCACAGCCTCTTTCTCGGAACCGGATATGGAAAAGGTTCTGCCCGGATCAGGATCAGTCCATCTGTCGAATCAGACGCACAAGTGACTCAGGATTGGAAGAGCCAGAGCATGAAGTTGAAATTCAACTCTGCTGTGAAGTGGGACGGATTCGTGTATGGACTGGATGAAGGTGTGTTGACCTGCCTGAATCTGGAGACTGGGAAACGCAATTGGAAACGGGGCCGCTATGGATATGGCCAGATGTTACTGGTTGGCTCTCATCTGTTGATTCTGGCTGAAGATGGCCGGGTGGAACTGGTCAAAGCGGATCCTGAGAAATACGAGCAGGTTGCCGAATTTCAGGCAATTGAGGGGCAAACCTGGAATCATCCGGCTTTGGCTGGTGGTAAACTATTTGTTCGAAATAGTGAAGAGGCCGCCTGTTACGATCTTTCGCCAGTGTCTAAGTAG